A portion of the Glandiceps talaboti chromosome 13, keGlaTala1.1, whole genome shotgun sequence genome contains these proteins:
- the LOC144445071 gene encoding three-prime repair exonuclease 1-like isoform X1, with protein MSRKSGTDSRSSRPPLIQTFVFLEMETTGFPDRSGLPNATEVALIAVPRNSLTKASHDKTRPRIQDKLVLCLTPSRLISRRAMQLTGLTKGRLQRYGRDPPDDVFLLSLRCFLLRQTPPICFVAHNGNNFDYRILQQEIDSIAEKNISIGKIHTSTVDSLYFFRRYSPYSKNSLGHLSREYFGDSTQYAADNDATVLVRLIALPEYTRNFLNWAQRTKKEFVV; from the exons ATGTCGAGAAAATCTGGAACAGAT tctAGATCATCCCGTCCACCGTTGATTCAAACCTTCGTTTTCCTGGAGATGGAAACAACAGGTTTCCCGGATCGTAGTGGTCTTCCAAACGCAACTGAGGTAGCGTTGATAGCTGTTCCAAGAAATTCCTTAACCAAAGCTTCACATGACAAAACTCGTCCACGGATACAAGACAAACTCGTGCTGTGCCTCACCCCGTCTCGGCTGATATCTCGTAGAGCTATGCAGTTGACAGGGCTGACGAAAGGAAGACTGCAACGATATGGAAGGGACCCTCCAGACGACGTCTTTCTGCTGTCTCTTCGGTGTTTTCTCCTCCGTCAAACCCCACCCATATGCTTCGTAGCACACAACGGTAACAACTTCGATTACCGAATCCTACAGCAAGAAATAGATTCGATAGCCGAGAAGAACATATCAATCGGTAAAATCCACACCAGCACCGTTGATAGTCTGTACTTTTTCCGGCGATATTCTCCGTACTCGAAGAACTCATTAGGCCACCTTTCCAGAGAGTATTTCGGTGACTCAACACAGTATGCTGCCGACAATGATGCGACCGTTCTGGTCAGACTGATTGCTTTACCGGAGTACACCAGAAACTTCCTCAACTGGGCCCAACGTACTAAGAAGGAGTTTGTTGTATAG
- the LOC144445111 gene encoding uncharacterized protein LOC144445111 has protein sequence MADDTSEESGLLLGLNKKQTDDIMKIIVSLVVIVLILSTIFIAVVLVPMKKTVKVTDNESSQNLTCEVRNGGCEQTCQEQYGNIVCSCQSGFKLQKNNKNCSDINECNNNAGGCDQICTNMDGSYQCDCRFGFVLAEDGRTCIEGNTIDATTGIEEKPDTTTLLS, from the exons ATGGCAGACGACACATCAGAAGAAAGTGGATTATTGTTAGGGTTGAATAAAAAACAG ACGGATGACATTATGAAGATTATCGTCTCACTCGTGGTCATAGTACTAATTCTGTCAACCATATTCATCGCTGTTGTATTAGTACCAATGAAAAAAACAG TAAAAGTGACTGACAATGAATCCTCACAAAATTTAACCTGTGAGGTCAGAAACGGTGGCTGTGAACAGACTTGTCAAGAACAATATGGTAATATCGTATGTTCATGCCAGTCAGGATTTAAGCTGCAGAAGAACAATAAAAACTGCAGTG ATATCAACGAGTGCAATAACAACGCTGGTGGTTGTGatcaaatatgtacaaacatGGACGGCTCGTACCAGTGCGACTGCAGGTTTGGTTTTGTTCTGGCGGAGGATGGTAGAACTTGCATCGAAG GAAATACAATAGATGCAACAACAGGAATTGAGGAGAAACCAGACACAACTACTCTCCTTAGCTAA
- the LOC144445071 gene encoding three-prime repair exonuclease 1-like isoform X2, which translates to METTGFPDRSGLPNATEVALIAVPRNSLTKASHDKTRPRIQDKLVLCLTPSRLISRRAMQLTGLTKGRLQRYGRDPPDDVFLLSLRCFLLRQTPPICFVAHNGNNFDYRILQQEIDSIAEKNISIGKIHTSTVDSLYFFRRYSPYSKNSLGHLSREYFGDSTQYAADNDATVLVRLIALPEYTRNFLNWAQRTKKEFVV; encoded by the coding sequence ATGGAAACAACAGGTTTCCCGGATCGTAGTGGTCTTCCAAACGCAACTGAGGTAGCGTTGATAGCTGTTCCAAGAAATTCCTTAACCAAAGCTTCACATGACAAAACTCGTCCACGGATACAAGACAAACTCGTGCTGTGCCTCACCCCGTCTCGGCTGATATCTCGTAGAGCTATGCAGTTGACAGGGCTGACGAAAGGAAGACTGCAACGATATGGAAGGGACCCTCCAGACGACGTCTTTCTGCTGTCTCTTCGGTGTTTTCTCCTCCGTCAAACCCCACCCATATGCTTCGTAGCACACAACGGTAACAACTTCGATTACCGAATCCTACAGCAAGAAATAGATTCGATAGCCGAGAAGAACATATCAATCGGTAAAATCCACACCAGCACCGTTGATAGTCTGTACTTTTTCCGGCGATATTCTCCGTACTCGAAGAACTCATTAGGCCACCTTTCCAGAGAGTATTTCGGTGACTCAACACAGTATGCTGCCGACAATGATGCGACCGTTCTGGTCAGACTGATTGCTTTACCGGAGTACACCAGAAACTTCCTCAACTGGGCCCAACGTACTAAGAAGGAGTTTGTTGTATAG
- the LOC144445072 gene encoding alpha-tocopherol transfer protein-like, with amino-acid sequence MASPNTYECTLSEKTLDKAKRELSEDPNTRQQQLDKLRKLFDRRPDIKFRLDDAFLIRYLRCKKFEPERAFKTLVHYYEVRRDYKDIFLNFVPSAVEDAMRMKVHYISPGCDNDGRRVFIFRPGQINTEKLDLLPAIRTTVMFMEKLLEDEETQVNGVVVIGDFGNMTMAHATSLGPNTARKIADVIQNALPLRMKALHYVNQPKFFDAMFSLFKPFFGEKLKKRLHFHGDEYGTLHEYIPSRLLPAEYGGAIPEFSNQKWNEALLASEDAFIENNKYGFPLSAEALGGSTVGEDPATGLKGTFKKLEI; translated from the exons atgGCCTCACCCAACACCTATGAGTGCACCTTGAGCGAGAAGACACTGGATAAGGCGAAACGTGAACTCAGTGAAGACCCTAACACACGTCAACAACAATTAGACAAATTACGGAAATTGTTCGACCGCCGACCAGACATCAAATTTCGCTTAGACGATGCCTTCCTAATACGCTACCTAAGGTGTAAGAAGTTTGAACCAGAGCGGGCTTTCAAGACGTTGGTACATTACTACGAAGTGAGAAGAGATTACAAAGATATCTTCTTAAACTTTGTACCCTCTGCCGTGGAAGATGCAATGCGAATGAAGGTGCACTATATATCGCCAGGATGTGACAACGATGGACGACGTGTCTTCATATTTAGGCCAG GTCAAATCAACACCGAGAAACTTGATCTTCTACCTGCTATTCGCACAACAGTGATGTTTATGGAGAAATTGTTAGAGGACGAAGAAACCCAGGTGAATGGGGTTGTCGTCATTGGTGACTTTGGAAACATGACGATGGCCCATGCCACCTCACTTGGTCCAAATACTGCTAGGAAGATTGCCGATGTCATACAG AATGCATTGCCCCTTAGAATGAAGGCTCTCCACTATGTCAACCAGCCCAAATTCTTCGATGCtatgttttctttgttcaaaCCATTCTTTGGTGAGAAGTTGAAGAAACGG CTACACTTTCATGGTGACGAATACGGTACCCTACATGAGTACATTCCTTCTCGTCTACTTCCTGCGGAATATGGTGGTGCCATTCCCGAATTCAGTAACCAAAAATGGAACGAAGCGCTTTTAGCAAGTGAGGATGCTTTTATAGAAAACAACAAATACGGCTTCCCGTTATCTGCTGAAGCACTTGGAGGCAGCACGGTCGGCGAAGACCCAGCTACAGGGTTGAAAGGAACTTTCAAAAAGTTggaaatttaa
- the LOC144445136 gene encoding LOW QUALITY PROTEIN: three-prime repair exonuclease 1-like (The sequence of the model RefSeq protein was modified relative to this genomic sequence to represent the inferred CDS: deleted 2 bases in 1 codon) translates to MSLKRANDFSDDELQTKVKKSDNATTQGESSKSTDPGPFQTFVFIDLEATGLPGLDGSLPDITELCMVAISRSSISGNTVRGILPRVRDKLSLCLTPDKELSEHAERMTGLSRSLLQKQGKKPMDSDVDGALRCFLQRQVRPICIVSHAGDRFDFPVLKNELQKVNSTLEDVYTIDSLKFFQHHLPHQKQKLEALCRRYVQCDIGHDAEGDAVGLIKVLSLSIFAGKFLEWAQRYAVKF, encoded by the exons ATGTCTCTCAAGCGTGCCAATGACTTCAGTGATGAC GAGTTGCAGACAAAAGTGAAGAAAAGTGATAACGCTACGACCCAAGGTGAAAGTTCTAAATCAACAGATCCAGGGCCTTTTCAAACTTTCGTTTTCATAGACTTAGAAGCAACTGGTTTGCCTGGACTAGATGGGTCTCTTCCAGACATAACCGAGCTGTGCATGGTCGCTATCTCAAGAAGTTCCATCTCTGGCAACACCGTGAGAGGCATCCTGCCAAGAGTACGAGACAAGCTTTCCCTGTGTCTAACACCGGATAAAGAGTTAAGTGAACATGCCGAACGAATGACAGGGCTCAGTCGGTCTCTATTACAGAAGCAGGGGAAGAAACCAATGGATTCTGACGTTGATGGCGCATTGCGGTGTTTTCTACAACGTCAAGTGCGTCCCATCTGCATCGTATCCCACGCCGGCGATAGGTTCGACTTCCCTGTACTGAAAAACGAGCTACAAAAAGTCAACAGCACT CTAGAGGACGTGTACACCATAGATAGCCTGAAGTTCTTTCAACACCATTTACCGCATCAGAAGCAGAAACTCGAAGCACTGTGCAGGCGATATGTACAGTGTGACATTGGTCATGATGCAGAGGGTGATGCTGTTGGGCTAATCAAAGTGTTATCGCTGTCGATCTTCGCAGGAAAGTTCTTAGAGTGGGCTCAACGTTATGCTGTTAAGTTTTGA